The Oncorhynchus nerka isolate Pitt River linkage group LG11, Oner_Uvic_2.0, whole genome shotgun sequence genome includes the window ATGACCACCACAGCTCCTGCCATGACAACGACACCTGCAACTGCTACAGCAGCAACCACAACCACAGTTGCTGCAataccaacaacaacagctgCTCCAACTACAACCACAGCTACTGCTGTAACCACAACCACAGCAGCCCCCACGACCACCACAGCTGACATGACAACTACCACAATTCcggtcacaacaaccacagctgcttcgACTATAACAACAGCAGCAACCAACACAATCACAGGAgctaccaccacaaccactactgctcctactacaacCACAGCTCTTGTCATGACAACCACAGATGCTCCAACTACAACCACAATTGGAGTCACAACATCCACAGTTTCTCCCACAACAATCACAGCTGctgccacaacaaccacagatgcTCCAACTACCACAACAAATGGAGTCACAACCACagtttctcccacaacaaccacaggtgCTGCAACTACAACCACAGGTCCTGCTACGGTCAACACAGCAGGCATCACAACTACCACAGATTCTCagtcaacaaccacagctgctccaactacaaccacagctacaacaccaaCAACAGCTGCTGCCACGACAACCACAGATGCTCCAACTACAACAACAAATGGAGTCACAACATCCACAGTTTctcccacaacaacaacagctgctttcacaacaaccacaggagctgccaccacaaccccTACTACATCCATAGCTCCTGTCATGACAACCACATATGTTCCAACTACAACCACAAATGGAGTCACAACATCCACAGTTTCTCCCACAACAATCACAGCTGctgccacaacaaccacagatgcTCCAACTACAACCACAAATGGAGTCACAACATCCACagtttctcccacaacaaccacagctgctgccacaacaaccacaggtgCTGCCACCACAACCACAGGTGCTGCTACGGTCACCACAGCAGGCATCACAACTACCACAGTTACTCaatcaacaaccacagctgctccaactacAACCTCAACTACGTCCATGGTGACCACCACAGTTCCTGCCATGACAACGACACCTGCAACTGCTGCAGCAGCCACCACAACCACAGTTGCTGCAACAatgaccacagctgctccaactacAACCACAGCTACTGCTGCAACCACAACCACAGCTGCCCCCACGACCACCACAGCTGGCATGACGACTACCACAATTCcggtcacaacaaccacagcttcctcgactacaacaacagcagcaaccacCACAATCACAGGAGGTGCCACCACAACACCTACTGCTCCTACTACATCCATAGCTCCTGTCATGACAACCACAGATGCTCCAACTACAACCACAAATGGAGTCACAACATCCACagtttctcccacaacaaccacagctgctgccacaacaaccacagatgTTGCCACCACAACCACAGGTGCCGCCACCACAACCACAGGTGCCGCCACGTTCACCACAGCAGGCATCACAACTACCACAGTTGCTCATTCAACAtccacagctgctccaactacAACCTCAACTACGTCAATGATGACCACCACAGCTCCTGCCATGACAACGACACCTGCAACTGCTACAGCAGCAACCACAACCACAGTTGCTGCAataccaacaacaacagctgCTCCAACTACAACCACAGCTACTGCTGCAACTGCAACCACAGCTGCCCCCACGACCACCACAGCTGACATGACAACTACCACAATTCcggtcacaacaaccacagctgcttcgACTATAACAACAGCAGCAACCAACACAATCACAGGAgctaccaccacaaccactactgctcctactacaacCACAGCTCTTGTCATGACAACCACAGATGCTCCAACTACAACCACAATTGGAGTCACAACATCCACAGTTTCTCCCACAACAATCACAGCTGctgccacaacaaccacagatgcTCCAACTACCACAACAAATGGAGTCACAACCACagtttctcccacaacaaccacaggtgCTGCCACTACAACCACAGGTCCTGCTACGGTCACCACAGCAGGCATCACAACTACCACAGATTCTCagtcaacaaccacagctgctccaactacaaccacagctacaacaccaaCAACAGCTGCTGCCACGACAACCACAGATGCTCCAACTACAACAACAAATTTAGTCACAACATCCACAGTTTctcccacaacaacaacagctgctttcacaacaaccacaggagctgccaccacaaccccTACTACATCCATAGCTCCTGTCATGACAACCACATATGTTCCAACTACAACCACAAATGGAGTTACAACATCCACAGTTTCTCCCACAACAATCACAGCTGctgccacaacaaccacagatgcTCCAACTACAACCACAAATGGAGTCACAACATCCACagtttctcccacaacaaccacagctgctgccacaacaaccacaggtgCTGCCACCACAACCACAGGTGCCGCCACCACAACCACAGGTGCCGCCACGTTCACCACAGCAGGCATCACAACTACCACAGTTGCTCATTCAACAtccacagctgctccaactacAACCTCAACTACGTCAATGATGACCACCACAGCTCCTGCCATGACAACGACACCTGCAACTGCTACAGCAGCAACCACAACCACAGTTGCTGCAATACCAACAACAACAGGTGCTCCAACTACAACCACAGCTACTGCTGCAACTGCAACCACAGCTGCCCCCACGACCACCACAGCTGACATGACAACTACCACAATTCcggtcacaacaaccacagctgcttcgACTATAACAACAGCAGCAACCAACACAATCACAGGAgctaccaccacaaccactactgctcctactacaacCACAGCTCTTGTCATGACAACCACAGATGCTCCAACTACAACCACAATTGGAGTCACAACATCCACAGTTTCTCCCACAACAATCACAGCTGctgccacaacaaccacagatgcTCCAACTACCACAACAAATGGAGTCACAACCACagtttctcccacaacaaccacaggtgCTGCCACTACAACCACAGGTCCTGCTACGGTCACCACAGCAGCCATCACAACTACCACAGATTCTCagtcaacaaccacagctgctccaactacAACCACAGCTACTGCTGCAACACCAACCACAGCTGCTGCCACGACAACCACAGATGCTCCAACTACAACAACAAATGGAGTCACAACATCCACAGTTTCTCCCAAAACAACAACAGCTGCTTTCACAACAACCACaggagctgccaccacaaccccTACTGCTCCTACTACATCCATAGCTCCTGTCATGACAACCACATATGTTCCAACTACAACCACAAATGGAGTCACAACATCCACagtttctcccacaacaaccacagctgctgccacaacaaccacaggtgCTGCCACCACAACCACAGGTGCTGCTACGGTCACCACAGCAGGCATCACAACTACCACAGTTACTCaatcaacaaccacagctgctccaactacAACCTCAACTACGTCCATGGTGACCACCACAGTTCCTGCCATGACGACGACACCTGCAACTGCTGCAGCAGCCACCACAACCACAGTTGCTGCAACAatgaccacagctgctccaactacAACCACAGCTACTGCTGTAACCACAACCACAGCAGCCCCCACGACCACCACATCTGGCATGACGACTACCACAATTCCGGTCTCAACAGCCATAGCTGCTTCGactacaacaacagcagcaaccacCACAATCACaggagctgccaccacaacccctactgctcctactacaacTACAGCTCCTGTCATGACAACCACCGGTGCTCCAACTACAACCACAAATGGAGTCACAACATCCACAGTTTCTCCCAAAACAACAACAGCTGCTTTCACAACAACCACAGGTGCTGCAACCACGACCACAGCTGCCCCCACGACCACCACAGCTGCAACCACCACAATCACAGGAGCTGCCACCACAATCACaggagctgccaccacaacccctactgctcctactacaacTACAGCTCCTGTCATGACAACCACCGATGCTCCAACTACAACCACAAATGGAGTCACAACATCCACAGTTTctcccacaacaacaacagctgcttTCACAACAACCACAGGTGCTGCAACCACAACCACAGCTGCCCCCACGACCACCACAGCTGGCATGACGACTACCACAATTCcggtcacaacaaccacagcttcctcgactacaacaacagcagcaaccacCACAATCACAGGAGGTGCCACCACTACACCTACTGCTCCTACTACATCCATAGCTCCTGTCATGACAAGCACAGATGCTCCAACTACAACCACAAATGGAGTCACAACATCCACagtttctcccacaacaaccacagctgctgccacaacaaccacaggtgCTGCCACCACAACCACAGGTGCCGCCACGTTCACCACAGCAGGCATCACAACTACCACAGTTGCTCATTCAACAtccacagctgctccaactacAACCTCAACTACGTCAATGATGACCACCACAGCTCCTGCCATGACAACGACACCTGCAACTGCTACAGCAGCAACCACAACCACAggtgctccaacaacaaccacagctactgCTGCAACTGCAACCACAGCTGCCCCCACGACCACCACAGCTGACATGACAACTACCACAATTCcggtcacaacaaccacagctgcttcgACTATAACAACAGCAGCAACCAACACAATCACAGGAgctaccaccacaaccactactgctcctactacaacCACAGCTCTTGTCAAGACAACCACAGATGCTCCAACTATAACCACAATTGGAGTCACAACATCCACAGTTTCTCCCACAACAATCACAGCTGctgccacaacaaccacagatgcTCCAACTACCACAACAAATGGAGTCACAACCACagtttctcccacaacaaccacaggtgCTGCCACTACAACCACAGGTCCTGCTACGGTCACCACAGCAGGCATCACAACTACCACAGATTCTCagtcaacaaccacagctgctccaactacAACCACAGCTACTGCTGCAACACCAACCACAGCTGCTGCCACGACAACCACAGATGCTCCAACTACAACAACAAATGGAGTCACAACATCCACAGTTTctcccacaacaacaacagctgctttcacaacaaccacaggagctgccaccacaaccccTACTGCTCCTACTACATCCATAGCTCCTGTCATGACAACCACAGATGTTCCAACTACAACCACAAATGGAGTCACAACATCCACAGTTTCTCCCACAACAATCACAGCTGctgccacaacaaccacagatgcTCCAACTACAACCACAAATGTAGTCACAACATCCACagtttctcccacaacaaccacagctgctgccacaacaaccacaggtgCTGCCACCACAGCCACAGGTGCTGCTACGGTCACCACAGCAGGCATCACAACTACCACAGTTGCTCaatcaacaaccacagctgctccaactacAACCTCAACTACGTCCATGGTGACCACCACAGTTCCTGCCATGACAACGACACCTGCAATTGCTGCAGCAGCCACCAAAACCACAGTTGCTGCAACAatgaccacagctgctccaactacAAACACAGCTACTGCTGTAACCACAACCACAGCAGCCCCCACGACCACCACATCTGGCATGACGACTACCACAATTCCGGTCACAACAGCCATAGCTGCTTCGactacaacaacagcagcaaccacCACAATCACaggagctgccaccacaacccctactgctcctactacaacTACAGCTCCTGTCATGACAACCACCGATGCTCCAACTACAACCACAAATGGAGTCACAACATCCACAGTTTCTCCCAAAACAACAACAGCTGCTTTCACAACAACCACAGGTGCTGCAACCATGACCACAGCTGCCCCCACGACCACCACAGCTGCAACCACCACAATCACAGGAGCTGCCACCACAATCACaggagctgccaccacaacccctactgctcctactacaacTACAGCTCCTGTCATGACAACCACCGATGCTCCAACTACAACCACAAATGGAGTCACAACATCCACAGTTTctcccacaacaacaacagctgcttTCACAACAACCACAGGTGCTGCAACCACAACCACAGCTGCCCCCACGACCACCACAGCTGGCATGACGACTACCACAATTCcggtcacaacaaccacagcttcctcgactacaacaacagcagcaaccacCACAATCACAGGAGGTGCCACCACTACACCTACTGCTCCTACTACATCCATAGCTCCTGTCATGACAAGCACAGATGCTCCAACTACAACCACAAATGGAGTCACAACATCCACAGTTTCTCcctcaacaaccacagctgctgccacaacaaccacaggtgCTGCCACCACAACCACAGGTGCCGCCACGTTCACCACAGCAGGCATCACAACTACCACAGTTGCTCAT containing:
- the LOC135573897 gene encoding mucin-5AC-like, coding for MTTTDAPTTTTIGVTTSTVSPTTITAAATTTTDAPTTTTNGVTTTVSPTTTTGAATTTTGPATVNTAGITTTTDSQSTTTAAPTTTTATTPTTAAATTTTDAPTTTTNGVTTSTVSPTTTTAAFTTTTGAATTTPTTSIAPVMTTTYVPTTTTNGVTTSTVSPTTITAAATTTTDAPTTTTNGVTTSTVSPTTTTAAATTTTGAATTTTGAATVTTAGITTTTVTQSTTTAAPTTTSTTSMVTTTVPAMTTTPATAAAATTTTVAATMTTAAPTTTTATAATTTTAAPTTTTAGMTTTTIPVTTTTASSTTTTAATTTITGGATTTPTAPTTSIAPVMTTTDAPTTTTNGVTTSTVSPTTTTAAATTTTDVATTTTGAATTTTGAATCSNYNLNYVNDDHHSSCHDNDTCNCYSSNHNHSCCNTNNNSCSNYNHSYCCNCNHSCPHDHHS